The following nucleotide sequence is from Catonella massiliensis.
ACTTGACATCACAAATTCCATTACATTTTCTGAAATTCCTGCACCTGTATCGATTATCACTACATCCGCCTGTCTGTCAAGCTCAGAAAGCCTTGCAGAGAGATTGGCAAGCTGATCTTTGGTCAGATTGGTCATCTCTCTTATGCCCGAGCCTCCTGATATAAAGCCCACATTTTCCGGCCCCTTCGTTATAATCTCTGAGAGAGACTTTCCTCTGAACATAAGGTCAGAAAGATTGTACTGTGGTCTTATACCAAGCATTACTTCAATGTTGGCAAGACCAAAATCAGCATCCAACACTACCACCTTCTTACCCAGTCTGCTAAGTGAAATAGCAAGGTTAATTGCGAGGTTTGACTTACCTACTCCACCTTTACCACTGGTTATGGTTATTACCCTGGATAGCACAGGGACAGCATTTTCAGCTTTAATTATATTTCTAAGATTTTGTGCCTGATCCATATTTTTCCCATTCTCTTTATAGTTACAATTTATGATAACAATTGTTTTGCAATTGCCTGTGTATCCGCTGCGCTTATGTCATCCGGAACATTCTGACCAAATGTCACATAAGAAAGGCTCGCACCCGTCTGCATCAAAATGTTGTATATATTTCCTATAGTTCCGGTCTCATCTACCTTTGTAAAAATGAGCTTATAATCTGCTACCTCCTTATAGGTCTCAGCAATCCGCATCAAGTCTCCGTACTTGGTTGTGGCTGATAGCACCAGATATACTTCCCTGTCTTCTTCTGGAACAGCACTAATGAGCCTCTTAAGTTCATCAATCTGCTCTATATTTTTATCTGACCTTCCTGCTGTATCCACAAGAACAATCTCGTATCTATCAAGGTCTTTCCTTGCTTCTTGTATCTCAGAAGCAGAATATACCACACTTAGCGGTATACCAAGTATATTAGCATAGGTTCTTAGCTGTTCCACTGCAGCTATCCTGTAGGTATCGGCGGTAAGAAGACCTATATTTCTCTTTTCTTTAATCTTAAAGCTAGAAGCAATCTTAGCTATGGTAGTAGTTTTCCCTACTCCTGTAGGACCAAGGAAGAATACATACTTAGTCTTACCGGGAGCAGCTTCTATGAGGCTAGGCTGTCCAAGCTTAAGGACAAGCTTCTGATATACAGCACCAAGAATGCGGTCAAGCTGTGCATCCTTCTTAATTGAATTCTCTATTTCACCTGTTATTTCATTCACATACTTTTCATCTACTTCATTGCTTAAAAGCTGCTTGTATATGAGCTGCATACAGGCATTAAGCTTGCTTTCCTTCTTATCCTGATTCTTGTCTGCCTGAGTGGCTTCAGCATGAGCGTCTGCCTCAAGGCTGTCCGAAAAATCACCTATTATTTCAGACGGCTTTACCACAGCTTCTGCCGCCTTTGAACCATCTCTTATTTCTTTGATTTTGGAATCATTTAACTGCTTTTCAAGAAGCCCCTGAAGGTCGTTTAGCTTCTTCTCTATAGCAGATACCTCATTCGCTACAGGAGGAACAGGCTTTAGAGCAGGCTTAGGAACAGCCCCTTCGGTAACAGGTTCAGTTTTAGGCTTACTTTCGATGTTCTCATCAATTGCAGCAGTAACCTCCACATATGGTTTACGTAAGAACCTAAAAAATCCCTTTGGTGTTGTAGTTTTGATATTCATTACGACTGCATCTCCGCCAAGTTCTTCTTTTGCCAAAAGGATAGCATCTTTCTCTGTTTCTGCCTTAAATTTTTTAATTATCATATAGTTACCATACCTACCGATTGTAATTCAACGTTAGATTCTACCTCATTGTAAGAAAGCACTATCAGATCAGCAAAATAGTCCATGGTCAGCTTCTTGAAGTACATCCTTACTATTGGTGAGGTCATTACTATCGGAACCTTTCCTAATTTGTCGAGCTTGTCTATTTCTATCTTAAGTGAATCCATTATATTCTGTGCAACAGCAGGGTCTATGGTAAGATATGCCCCCTGCTCGGTCTGTTTTACAGAATTCATAATCTCCTGTTCAATCTTTGGATCAAGTGTTACTACACTGGTAGTCTCATTAGGAGGAAAATACTTATTGGATATGGCCCTCTTAAGCCCCTGCCTTACATACTCCGTAAGCACATCTGTGTCATGGGTAGTTGTTGCATAGTCTGCAAGAGTTTCGAGTATAGTTACCAAATCTCGTATCGATATACTCTCTCTTAGGAGATTTTGAAGTACCTTCTGAATCTCGCCCACACTAAGGAGTTTAGGCACAAGTTCTGATATAAGAGCCTGGTCCTTATCCTTTATGTTGTCAATAAGATTCTGTACATCCTGCCTTGTAAGAAGCTCCCAGATATGTCTTCTTACAATCTCAGTAATGTGAGTAGCTATGATAGACGGTGGGTCAACTACCGTGTATCCAAGGGTTTCTGCCCTTTCACGCTGAGACTCAGTTATCCAGATGGCAGGAAGGTTAAAGGAAGGCTCAAAGGTAGGAATACCTGTGATTTCCTCTTCTACATATCCCGGGTTCATCGCCATGTAGTGGTCAAAGAGTATCTCTCCTTCACTTACAGGAACTCCCTTTATCTTAATTACATACTGATTGGGATTTAGCTGAATATTATCTCTAAGCCTTATAATAGGTACTACGCAGCCTAGCTCTATGGCTATCTGCCTCCTTATCATTACTACTCTGTCAAGAAGGTCTCCACCCTGATTCACATCAGCAAGAGGTATGATACCGTATCCGAACTCTAACTCTATAGAGTCTACCTGGAGGAGTGAGTTAACATTTTCAGGTTTTCTGACTTCTTCTGCAGCCTCTTCTTCTGCAATAACCTCAGATTCGATTTCTTCTTCTCCAAGGTTCTTTGACATCTTCCAGCCTGAAAGCAGGAAGGCAAGTCCCATAGGAACAAATATAACTGTTGAAAGAGGTGTAGCCACACCAAAGAATATCATCGCTCCTCCAACCAGGAAAAGCACTCTTGGTATGGAGAACAACTGCTTAACCAGGATATCTCCAAGGTCTGCCTCTTTACTTACCTTCGTTACCAGTACACCTGTTGCTAAAGAAATAAGGAGGGAAGGAATCTGAGATACCAGACCATCACCGATTGTAAGTATGGAATAGGTACTAAGGGCTGTATTTACATCCATTCCTCTCTGCAGCACACCTAGGGCAATACCTCCCGCAAAGTTGATTACAGAGATAATAAGACCCGCAATAGCATCTCCCTTTACATACTTACTCGCACCATCCATTGAGCCGAAGAAAGAAGCTTCATCCTGAATCTTCTGTCTTTTTTCCTTTGCCTGTTCATCTGTAAGAGCACCTGTATTCAGGTCAGCATCTATAGCCATCTGCTTACCGGGCATAGCATCGAGTGTAAATCTCGCTGACACCTCAGCTACTCGTTCAGAACCCTGGTTGATTACAATAAACTGTACCAAAACAAGGATGAAGAATACAATGATACCTACTATAAGATCTCCTCCACCTACGAACTGTCCGAAGGTCCTAACTACGTTTCCCGGATCTCCCGTACGGAGAATGAGCCTTGTAGAAGAAATATTAAGCGATATTCTAAATATTGTAGTAAAAAGCAAAATTGTAGGGAAGCTTGACATGTCCAAAGCTTCTTTTGAAAACATTGCATTGAAAAGCACTATCATCGCTAACGAAAGGTTGACTGCCAACAAAACATCCAAAAGCACACTTGGAATGGGAATAATAAACATAACAACTGAAAGGAGCACGAAGCCAC
It contains:
- a CDS encoding MinD/ParA family protein, with the translated sequence MDQAQNLRNIIKAENAVPVLSRVITITSGKGGVGKSNLAINLAISLSRLGKKVVVLDADFGLANIEVMLGIRPQYNLSDLMFRGKSLSEIITKGPENVGFISGGSGIREMTNLTKDQLANLSARLSELDRQADVVIIDTGAGISENVMEFVMSSAEVLLVATPEPTSITDAYALLKTLDRQPEFTREHCHIKLIANKVNDDQSGKELFEKLSVVADKFLNISLEYMGAVPTDSNINKAVMKQQPLSIAFPKSQASRAIDDIAKLIIDPQGETVNKSKRRGLAGIFTETLRRTLNR
- the flhF gene encoding flagellar biosynthesis protein FlhF, which translates into the protein MIIKKFKAETEKDAILLAKEELGGDAVVMNIKTTTPKGFFRFLRKPYVEVTAAIDENIESKPKTEPVTEGAVPKPALKPVPPVANEVSAIEKKLNDLQGLLEKQLNDSKIKEIRDGSKAAEAVVKPSEIIGDFSDSLEADAHAEATQADKNQDKKESKLNACMQLIYKQLLSNEVDEKYVNEITGEIENSIKKDAQLDRILGAVYQKLVLKLGQPSLIEAAPGKTKYVFFLGPTGVGKTTTIAKIASSFKIKEKRNIGLLTADTYRIAAVEQLRTYANILGIPLSVVYSASEIQEARKDLDRYEIVLVDTAGRSDKNIEQIDELKRLISAVPEEDREVYLVLSATTKYGDLMRIAETYKEVADYKLIFTKVDETGTIGNIYNILMQTGASLSYVTFGQNVPDDISAADTQAIAKQLLS
- the flhA gene encoding flagellar biosynthesis protein FlhA, which produces MGNKAGFGIGGFVLLSVVMFIIPIPSVLLDVLLAVNLSLAMIVLFNAMFSKEALDMSSFPTILLFTTIFRISLNISSTRLILRTGDPGNVVRTFGQFVGGGDLIVGIIVFFILVLVQFIVINQGSERVAEVSARFTLDAMPGKQMAIDADLNTGALTDEQAKEKRQKIQDEASFFGSMDGASKYVKGDAIAGLIISVINFAGGIALGVLQRGMDVNTALSTYSILTIGDGLVSQIPSLLISLATGVLVTKVSKEADLGDILVKQLFSIPRVLFLVGGAMIFFGVATPLSTVIFVPMGLAFLLSGWKMSKNLGEEEIESEVIAEEEAAEEVRKPENVNSLLQVDSIELEFGYGIIPLADVNQGGDLLDRVVMIRRQIAIELGCVVPIIRLRDNIQLNPNQYVIKIKGVPVSEGEILFDHYMAMNPGYVEEEITGIPTFEPSFNLPAIWITESQRERAETLGYTVVDPPSIIATHITEIVRRHIWELLTRQDVQNLIDNIKDKDQALISELVPKLLSVGEIQKVLQNLLRESISIRDLVTILETLADYATTTHDTDVLTEYVRQGLKRAISNKYFPPNETTSVVTLDPKIEQEIMNSVKQTEQGAYLTIDPAVAQNIMDSLKIEIDKLDKLGKVPIVMTSPIVRMYFKKLTMDYFADLIVLSYNEVESNVELQSVGMVTI